In a genomic window of Paramicrobacterium chengjingii:
- a CDS encoding PTS ascorbate transporter subunit IIC: MEWLVVVLNFIGQQILNVPAYLIGIITAIGLMALRRSAGQVIGGGLKAALGFLILGAGANVVTGSLDPLGKLILAVTGAQGVIPTNEVITALASEQYGATSAYVLVLGFIVMLVLARFTPLKYIFLTGHHMVFMALLLSVVLTVGFGEDLSWLVVIIGAVLLGVIMVVMPAFAHPWMKKITGDDTIAMGHFGSAGYIAAGAVGQATGGRSRSTEEITFPKGLSFLRDSMVATALSMVLIYMVFAIWGLIVDPGATTKLLGGEDAGATIMAGFALALQFGVGVAVILYGVRTVLGELVPAFQGVAEKIVPGAKPALDVPIIFPFAANAVLIGFISSFVGGLIALLLLAIWLNPMFGLALILPGMVPHFFTGGGAGVFGNASGGRIGAALGGFVNGVIITILPAILLLVLGEFGFANSTFGDADFGWFGSLIGVSVIGPTGLGVVLCIVISVVLVVVASIFQRKVVDTGWVPGAKRDAFLAEKEKQSAS, from the coding sequence ATGGAGTGGCTAGTTGTTGTACTCAATTTCATCGGGCAGCAGATACTGAATGTGCCCGCATACCTGATCGGTATCATCACGGCGATTGGTCTGATGGCGTTGCGCCGGTCAGCGGGACAGGTCATCGGCGGTGGGTTGAAAGCCGCGCTAGGCTTCCTCATTCTCGGTGCTGGCGCCAACGTTGTGACGGGGTCGCTGGATCCGTTGGGAAAGCTCATTCTTGCGGTGACGGGCGCGCAAGGCGTGATCCCGACGAACGAGGTCATCACAGCCCTAGCCTCGGAACAGTACGGTGCGACAAGCGCCTATGTGCTTGTGCTGGGGTTCATCGTGATGCTGGTCTTGGCGAGGTTCACTCCGCTCAAATACATCTTCCTTACGGGGCACCACATGGTCTTTATGGCACTCCTCCTCAGCGTCGTGCTGACCGTGGGGTTCGGTGAGGATCTCAGCTGGCTTGTCGTGATCATCGGCGCCGTGCTGCTCGGGGTGATCATGGTCGTCATGCCCGCCTTTGCGCATCCGTGGATGAAGAAGATCACGGGTGACGACACGATTGCAATGGGCCACTTCGGATCGGCTGGCTACATCGCCGCCGGTGCTGTCGGGCAAGCAACAGGTGGTCGAAGCCGGTCGACGGAGGAAATCACGTTCCCCAAGGGGCTGAGCTTCCTGCGCGATTCGATGGTTGCGACAGCACTCTCGATGGTCCTTATCTACATGGTGTTCGCGATCTGGGGGCTTATTGTCGACCCCGGGGCCACGACGAAGCTTCTCGGAGGCGAAGACGCTGGAGCGACGATCATGGCTGGCTTCGCCCTTGCTTTGCAATTCGGCGTCGGCGTTGCGGTGATTCTCTACGGCGTGCGAACCGTGCTCGGTGAACTGGTTCCGGCGTTCCAGGGCGTTGCCGAGAAGATCGTTCCCGGAGCGAAGCCAGCGCTCGATGTTCCCATCATTTTCCCATTTGCTGCGAACGCCGTTCTGATCGGATTCATTAGCTCGTTTGTGGGCGGTCTCATCGCTCTTTTGCTGCTGGCGATCTGGCTCAATCCGATGTTTGGATTGGCGTTGATCTTGCCGGGAATGGTTCCGCACTTCTTCACGGGTGGGGGTGCTGGAGTCTTCGGCAACGCATCAGGGGGACGAATCGGCGCGGCACTTGGTGGCTTCGTCAATGGAGTGATCATTACGATCCTGCCCGCAATCTTGCTGCTTGTGCTCGGCGAGTTCGGCTTCGCCAACAGCACGTTCGGGGACGCCGACTTCGGCTGGTTCGGTTCTCTCATCGGTGTGAGCGTGATCGGCCCGACCGGACTCGGGGTTGTGCTGTGCATCGTGATCAGCGTGGTGCTCGTTGTTGTGGCATCGATCTTCCAGAGGAAGGTCGTCGACACGGGATGGGTGCCTGGCGCGAAGCGTGATGCGTTCCTCGCAGAGAAGGAGAAGCAAAGCGCCAGTTGA
- a CDS encoding ornithine cyclodeaminase family protein: MMTYVDAETVRATLTPDAAVEAIRETLRRGFDPADDIPRQLLPIPGGELLVMPSATQQATGIKVLTVGPDAPNRTVPRIQGQYLLFDAETLSPRMMLDGIALTSLRTPAVSFAPIAPLLTESAEPLAVVIVGTGAQGVAHEATLRDLLGGRREVAITYVGRTRPNWCERWAETGTDEARAAIEASDLIVCASTAKAPVLENDWVKPDAVVIALGSHDPAERELPSDLMVRAQIVVEEVDTAFRSGGDIVMAAADGSITRENLIPMRAVIRGEHELHRDSPIVVKTTGMSWEDLALATAIANLLDNEMAEDVEAYDIAKADDDGTRVSHDEVTTYELSE; this comes from the coding sequence ATGATGACCTACGTTGACGCCGAGACCGTTCGCGCGACTCTGACCCCGGATGCGGCTGTCGAGGCGATCCGCGAGACTCTTCGGCGGGGCTTCGACCCGGCCGATGACATTCCTCGGCAGCTGCTGCCGATTCCCGGCGGAGAGTTGCTGGTGATGCCCTCAGCCACCCAGCAGGCAACGGGCATCAAGGTGCTCACTGTCGGACCGGACGCCCCGAACCGAACGGTGCCGCGCATTCAGGGACAGTACCTGCTGTTCGACGCAGAGACGCTGTCGCCGCGCATGATGCTCGACGGCATTGCGCTCACGTCGCTGCGTACTCCGGCGGTCTCGTTCGCACCGATCGCGCCGCTGCTCACCGAGAGCGCCGAGCCGCTCGCTGTCGTGATCGTCGGCACGGGCGCACAGGGAGTCGCCCACGAGGCGACGCTCCGGGATCTGCTCGGCGGCCGTCGTGAGGTCGCGATCACCTACGTCGGCCGCACACGTCCTAACTGGTGTGAGCGTTGGGCTGAGACCGGCACTGACGAGGCGCGAGCTGCTATCGAGGCATCCGATCTGATCGTCTGCGCGAGCACGGCGAAGGCTCCAGTTCTCGAGAACGACTGGGTAAAACCGGATGCTGTCGTGATCGCGCTCGGCTCGCATGACCCTGCCGAACGCGAGCTTCCCAGTGATCTGATGGTACGTGCGCAGATCGTGGTGGAAGAGGTCGACACAGCGTTCCGCAGCGGGGGTGACATCGTGATGGCTGCGGCTGACGGCTCGATCACACGTGAGAATCTGATTCCGATGCGGGCGGTGATCCGCGGCGAGCACGAGCTTCACCGTGACTCCCCCATTGTCGTCAAGACGACGGGTATGTCGTGGGAAGACCTCGCGCTGGCGACGGCGATCGCGAACCTCCTCGACAACGAAATGGCAGAAGACGTGGAGGCGTACGACATTGCGAAGGCCGACGATGACGGCACGCGAGTCAGCCACGACGAAGTGACAACGTACGAGCTATCGGAGTGA
- a CDS encoding proline racemase family protein, with translation MDAVSTVDFHTAGEPFRIVVDAGVPLAGDTVAERRMHAMAPESRLDVLRKILCFEPRGHADMYGGFITPPDDDGADFGVLFWHKDGFSTACGHGTIALGAWAVETALVAAPDTGARDVVIDVPSGRVTARVHTEAGLVTSVDFVNVPSYMLATAVPVATSRGDAEVDVSYGGAIYAQLDAASVGLRIEPRNIDALIAVGREIKWALNDAAVAQHPGDPRLSGVYGTILFEQLEPPDATPHTFTQRNVTVFADGQVDRSPCGSGTAARIATLAATRSMRDEDVLLHDSIVGSRFTGSIRSRTRVHNRDAVVPQVTGMAYRTGESTFTVDPRDPLIPGFVLR, from the coding sequence ATGGATGCTGTCAGCACCGTCGACTTTCACACGGCAGGCGAACCGTTTCGCATCGTCGTCGACGCTGGCGTGCCGCTCGCGGGCGACACCGTGGCAGAGCGCCGCATGCACGCCATGGCGCCGGAGTCACGGCTCGACGTGCTGCGAAAGATTCTCTGCTTCGAACCGCGCGGCCACGCCGACATGTACGGCGGGTTCATCACGCCGCCCGACGATGACGGCGCCGATTTCGGCGTTCTGTTTTGGCACAAAGACGGGTTCTCGACGGCGTGCGGGCACGGCACAATCGCCCTCGGCGCGTGGGCTGTCGAAACCGCACTGGTGGCGGCCCCCGACACCGGTGCGAGAGATGTCGTGATCGACGTACCCTCGGGCCGCGTCACTGCTCGCGTTCACACGGAAGCGGGTCTGGTCACGAGCGTCGACTTCGTCAACGTGCCCAGCTACATGCTTGCCACAGCGGTGCCCGTCGCGACATCGCGCGGAGATGCGGAGGTCGATGTGTCATACGGCGGTGCGATCTACGCACAGCTCGACGCCGCATCCGTTGGCCTGCGCATCGAGCCACGCAACATCGACGCGCTCATCGCGGTGGGCCGTGAGATCAAGTGGGCCCTGAACGACGCAGCCGTGGCGCAGCATCCGGGCGACCCGCGTCTGAGTGGCGTCTACGGCACGATTCTGTTCGAGCAGCTTGAGCCACCGGATGCCACGCCGCACACGTTCACGCAGCGCAACGTCACTGTCTTCGCCGACGGGCAGGTCGACCGGTCGCCGTGCGGATCGGGCACCGCAGCTCGCATCGCCACGCTCGCGGCAACGAGGTCGATGCGCGACGAGGACGTTCTGCTGCACGACTCGATCGTCGGCTCGAGGTTCACAGGCAGCATCCGCTCACGTACGCGAGTGCACAACCGCGATGCCGTCGTGCCGCAGGTGACGGGCATGGCCTATCGCACTGGCGAAAGCACCTTCACCGTTGACCCCCGAGACCCTCTGATCCCTGGCTTCGTTCTGAGATAG